Proteins encoded together in one Phalacrocorax aristotelis chromosome 7, bGulAri2.1, whole genome shotgun sequence window:
- the PRSS56 gene encoding serine protease 56: protein MERGGKWTRGTLLGVCLVPPALLALLPLLKLSGGAPVGQRLYPMPADVLQALSSRGTLVLEAALRSALLALERALAEQQQQQSACGLCAPCLFPPCANLTQHCPVPAISPAVPPSCQVLLDAQALPELPQRNWALSQACAPYQRLCTPEQTQHACVPLSARLCRHRLQECQMAAAAPGSDAPAEAATPGSCGHRRGPQANNTAPRGRIMGGSVAPQGAWPWLVSVRLHGELMCGGVLVGRSWVLTAAHCFTGNRNELAWTVVVGDHEQGKLDAGERVVPVRRILPHPKFNPKTFHGDLALLELAVPLAPSPTISPVCLPSGPVEPSPGTACYIAGWGSLYEEGPAADVVMEARVPLLSQETCRGALGRDMLTNAMFCAGYLSGGIDSCQGDSGGPLACQDPSSHRFILYGITSWGDGCGEQGKPGVYTRVAAFVDWLRLQMDSTPGSREPSCFDLLALAQLPSEQQPLERARLCAFYAGSCRAPQGRAACARLSEETCLARTRQCELHSYAQTLVDLLRRAADFIQNQFDFSFLTRALPQLLGKIYGHLFHPRVRRDAPGPAVPGGQPSSTAEGPWRHPTRWEARQPPPFAELFRAMGPQLQDWVEALRAMAGGSRPAPTLDRGQLPRETWLFLQQGEEVVEELVGQGRAFLAQLRAELDLGSPLETMEPRWAPRELAGTPSPSRSMPREKRELVPTELPGVEEEEEEAGASRACPGFNESVVRVGAVRDLYAWVLRVPEPDLVMTFQEILVDLGSKNAKGLYRAQVRATVGGRPTAFAGLVGLESDSLARSMPGLVALALEALKT from the exons ATGGAACGAGGAGGGAAGTGGACACGGGGCACTCTCCTCGGGGTCTGCCTGGTCCCCCCTGcactgctggcactgctgccactgctgaagCTGTCAGGGGGGGCCCCCGTGGGCCAGAGGCTGTACCCCATGCCAGCCGACGTCCTGCAAG CACTGTCGAGCCGAGGGACACTGGTGCTGGAGGCAGCGCTGAGGAGTGCACTGCTGGCTCTGGAGCGGGCactggctgagcagcagcagcagcaaagcgcCTGCGGGCTCTGTGCCCCCTGCCTCTTTCCCCCCTGTGCCAACCTCACCCAACACTGCCCAG TGCCGGCCATATCCCCTGCTGTGCCACCCAGCTGCCAGGTCCTGCTGGATGCCCAGGCACTGCCCGAGCTGCCCCAGCGCAACTGGGCACTGAGCCAGGCCTGTGCCCCCTACCAGCGCCTGTGCACACCCGAACAGACTCAGCATGCCTGCGTCCCGCTCAGTGCTCGGCTCTGCCGCCACCGCCTCCAGGAGTGCC AgatggcagctgcagccccaggttCTGATGCACCAGCAGAGGCGGCGACGCCAG GGAGCTGCGGGCATCGCAGGGGCCCCCAAGCCAACAACACAGCTCCCCGAGGACGGATCATGGGTGGCAGCGTGGCCCCGCAGGGGGCCTGGCCCTGGCTGGTGTCGGTGCGGCTCCACGGGGAGCTGATGTGTGGAGGGGTGCTCGTGGGGCGCTCCTGGGTCCTCACTGCAGCCCACTGCTTCACTGG GAATCGAAATGAACTGGCATGGACGGTGGTGGTGGGCGACCATGAGCAGGGCAAGCTGGACGCGGGTGAGCGGGTAGTGCCCGTCCGGCGCATCCTGCCTCACCCCAAG TTTAACCCCAAGACGTTTCATGGGGACCTGGCGCTGCTGGAACTGGCAGTGCCACTGGCCCCGTCGCCCACCATCAGCCCTGTGTGCCTGCCCAGCGGCCCTGTGGagcccagccccggcaccgccTGCTACATTGCAGGCTGGGGCTCTCTCTATGAAG AGGGGCCAGCAGCTGACGTGGTGATGGAGGCGCGAGTGCCCCTGCTCAGCCAGGAGACGTGCCGGGGTGCCCTTGGCAGGGACATGCTCACCAACGCCATGTTTTGTGCTGGGTATTTGTCTGGGGGCATTGACTCCTGCCAG GGTGACTCAGGGGGCCCGCTGGCATGCCAGGACCCCTCCTCACACCGCTTCATCCTCTACGGTATCACCTCGTGGGGTGACGGCTGTGGTGAGCAGGGCAAACCAGGTGTCTACACCCGTGTCGCTGCTTTCGTGGACTGGCTCAGGCTCCAGATGGACT CCACCCCTGGCAGCCGGGAACCGAGCTGCTTTGACCTGCTGGCGCTGGCCCAGCTGCCCTCTGAGCAGCAGCCACTGGAGCGCGCCCGCCTCTGTGCCTTCTATGCTGGGTCCTGCCGGGCCCCCCAGGGCCGGGCTGCCTGCGCCCGCCTGTCTGAGGAGACCTGCCTTGCCAGGACAAGACAATGCG AGCTGCACTCCTATGCCCAGACATTGGTGGATCTCCTGCGCCGGGCTGCGGACTTCATCCAAAACCAGTTTGACTTCTCCTTCCTCACCCgtgccctgccccagctcctgggcAAGATCTATGGGCATCTCTTCCACCCTCGTGTCCGCAGGGATGCCCCAG gcccagctgtgccagggggCCAGCCCAGCTCCACAGCAGAAGGACCCTGGAGACACCCCACCAG GTGGGAGGCCAGGCAGCCACCCCCCTTCgcagagctcttcagggccatgggaccccagctgcaggactgggTGGAGGCACTGAGGGCCATGGCAGGGGGCAGCCGCCCGGCGCCCACCCTGGACAGggggcagctccccagggagacaTGGCTCTTCTTACAG CAGGGTgaggaggtggtggaggagctAGTGGGACAGGGACGAGCCTTCCTTGCCCAGCTGCGGGCAGAGCTGGACCTTGGCAGCCCTCTTGAAACCATGGAGCCGCGATGGGCACCCAGAGAGCTGGCAGGGACCCCCTCGCCGAGCC GGTCCATGCCAAGGGAGAAACGTGAGCTAGTGCCCACGGAGCTGCCGGgggtagaggaggaggaggaggaggcaggtgcAAGCAGAG CATGCCCTGGCTTCAACGAGTCAGTGGTGCGGGTGGGTGCGGTGCGGGACCTGTACGCCTGGGTCCTGCGGGTGCCCGAGCCGGACCTGGTTATGACCTTCCAGGAG ATCCTGGTGGACCTGGGCTCCAAAAATGCCAAGGGGCTGTACCGGGCACAGGTGCGGGCCACAGTGGGGGGCCGCCCCACAGCCTTCGCTGGCCTTGTGGGGCTGGAGAGCGACTCACTGGCCCGCAGCATGCCTGGCCTTGTTGCTCTGGCACTTGAGGCGCTGAAAACCTAA